In a single window of the Thunnus maccoyii chromosome 7, fThuMac1.1, whole genome shotgun sequence genome:
- the s1pr3a gene encoding sphingosine 1-phosphate receptor 3a, which translates to MGTVIEEGMNSVIVSHYNHSGKWDRPRSSGPCKMAVLLFICVLIVLENVTVLLALWRNKRFHSRMYFLIGNLALSDLLAGVAYVVNIFTSGRKTFYLTPVQWLAREGSMFVALSASTFSLLAIGIERHMTMVRLRPCETAGRGRLLGLLAACWLVSVLLSALPSLGWNCLNNLASCSTVLPLYAKSYVAFCISVFSALLVAIIILYIRIYRLVTSSGRRVSSRPSEHSLALLRTVVIVLGVFVMCWAPLFLLLLLDVGCSPDKCPVLYQVDWFIALAVLNSALNPLIYTLSSREMRAAFFRLLCCCQTSLEHTGAPVVGNPHLGTVIPTAENSKTSLGGGGGSGTGKSTMNRGKVPTPMNSDNKHGDPSATAVPHPSGPADLLSAVLVKAGALPPLSKF; encoded by the coding sequence ATGGGGACCGTAATTGAGGAAGGGATGAACTCTGTTATCGTCAGCCACTACAACCACTCAGGGAAGTGGGACCGGCCTCGTAGTAGCGGGCCCTGTAAGATGGCTGTGCTGCTCTTCATCTGCGTGCTGATTGTCCTGGAGAACGTCACTGTCCTGCTTGCTCTCTGGAGGAACAAGCGCTTCCATAGCCGCATGTACTTTCTCATTGGAAACCTGGCACTGTCAGACCTGCTGGCTGGTGTGGCTTATGTGGTTAATATCTTTACCTCAGGACGCAAAACCTTCTACCTGACACCAGTGCAGTGGCTGGCCAGAGAAGGGAGCATGTTTGTGGCCCTCAGTGCCTCCACATTCAGCCTTCTGGCCATTGGGATTGAGAGGCATATGACTATGGTGCGTCTGCGTCCTTGTGAGACGGCAGGTCGGGGGAGACTTCTCGGACTGCTGGCGGCCTGCTGGCTTGTATCAGTGCTGCTCAGTGCCCTGCCCAGCCTGGGCTGGAACTGCCTGAACAATCTGGCCTCTTGCTCCACTGTGCTGCCGCTCTATGCTAAGAGTTATGTGGCCTTCTGCATCAGTGTCTTCAGTGCCCTGTTGGTAGCCATCATCATCCTCTACATCAGGATCTACCGCCTGGTGACCTCTAGCGGCCGCAGGGTCAGCAGCCGGCCTTCAGAGCATTCACTGGCCCTGCTGCGGACTGTGGTTATCGTTCTTGGAGTGTTTGTCATGTGCTGGgcccctctcttcctcttgctgctgctggatgtggGTTGTAGCCCAGATAAGTGTCCTGTGCTCTACCAGGTGGACTGGTTTATCGCCCTGGCTGTGCTCAACTCTGCCCTCAACCCTCTCATATACACTCTGTCCAGCAGGGAGATGAGGGCTGCCTTCTTCCGGctgctgtgttgctgtcagACCAGCTTGGAGCACACTGGGGCGCCTGTGGTGGGCAACCCCCACCTGGGTACTGTCATCCccacagcagagaacagcaaGACCAGTTTGGGTGGAGGAGGGGGCAGTGGGACAGGCAAGTCCACGATGAATAGAGGGAAGGTTCCCACACCTATGAACTCTGACAACAAGCATGGAGACCCCTCTGCCACCGCTGTGCCCCACCCTTCTGGGCCCGCAGACCTGCTCTCAGCTGTGCTTGTGAAGGCGGGGGCGCTGCCGCCCCTCAGCAAATTCTGA